Proteins encoded within one genomic window of Terriglobales bacterium:
- a CDS encoding group I intron-associated PD-(D/E)XK endonuclease yields the protein MKTLKRQQPRSCPRLRHPKLKGEWAEIAFMSKAMSLGFTVCRPYGDSHIFDFLVFTADCKVSRVQVKSCWTKSKGYYPLNTHSAYRRRYRPRDIDFVVGYVVPHDAWYVIPVRKITGTMSALFPHKPLSRGRYERYRDAWHLLRSQPSQIAEVRLQK from the coding sequence ATGAAAACACTAAAGCGCCAGCAGCCGCGCTCCTGCCCCCGTCTGCGACATCCCAAGCTCAAGGGCGAATGGGCCGAGATCGCTTTCATGAGCAAGGCCATGAGCCTGGGATTCACCGTCTGCCGCCCCTACGGCGACAGCCACATCTTCGATTTCTTGGTCTTTACCGCCGACTGCAAGGTCTCTCGCGTCCAGGTGAAATCCTGCTGGACAAAGAGCAAGGGCTACTACCCTTTGAACACCCACAGCGCCTACCGCCGCCGCTACCGCCCGCGCGACATCGACTTCGTCGTCGGCTACGTCGTGCCCCACGACGCCTGGTATGTCATCCCGGTCCGCAAGATCACCGGAACCATGTCCGCCCTCTTCCCCCACAAGCCCCTCAGCCGCGGCCGCTACGAGCGATACCGCGACGCCTGGCATCTCCTCCGGTCACAACCAAGTCAGATCGCAGAAGTCAGATTGCAGAAGTGA